Proteins encoded together in one Balnearium lithotrophicum window:
- the rd gene encoding rubredoxin: MEIRHKLWRCTVCGYIYNVDEGDPDNNIPPGTPFEAIPDEWVCPVCGASKDKFEPVDE; the protein is encoded by the coding sequence ATGGAAATAAGGCACAAACTGTGGAGATGTACGGTTTGCGGTTACATATACAACGTCGATGAGGGTGACCCTGATAACAATATTCCTCCGGGAACTCCCTTTGAGGCAATACCTGACGAGTGGGTATGTCCTGTTTGTGGGGCTTCTAAGGACAAGTTTGAGCCTGTGGATGAATGA